The segment CCCAGGAATTTGATGTGATGCTGTGTTGGTTAAATAATACTTCAGCAAAACCAAGGACGAAGTATATTATCCAGCATACTTCTAATGAAGAAAGAGCCATGATAAAAGATGTACTTTATAAGATCGATATTAATACATATGATCGTATTAAAGAAGATAAAGATTTGAAGATGAATGACATTGCACGTGTTACCATTCGTACCACACATAGACTTATGATAGACTCTTATAGAGATAACCGCAATACAGGAAGCATTATTCTTATAGATGAATCTACAAATGAGACAGTTGCTGCAGGTATGATTATTTAATTTTTGATAGAAAATTATGCCTCTACCAAATTTTATTATAATCGGTGCTATGAAATCAGGTACAAGCACTCTCCATTCCAACCTGCAATTGCATCCTGAAATTGGAATGAGCAAGTTAAAAGAACCTCATTATTTTGATAAGTTCTTTAACAAACCCTTATCTTATTATATGGATCAATTTTCAAATGATAAAAGGCTAAATGGAGAGTCTACACTCTACTTATACCTGGAACCACGTATTTCCTGAAGTGCCTAAAAGAATTTTTGATTCTGTTCCCAATGTTAAACTTATTTATCTTTTAAGAGATCCAATTGACAGAATAATTTCTCATTTACATCACGACCTGTACAGGGGAAGGTTTAAGTATAAAAATGTTGATGAGGTCGTTTTGGCTGATTCCAACTATGTTCAGATTAGCCAGTATTATACCCAATTAAGTTATTATCTGCAGTACTTTGATATGGAAAATATCCTTATCATGGAAACAAGTTCTTTGCAAAAGGATACAAATCAGGCATTGAACGAAATTTGCAGATTTTTAGGAGCACAACAATTTGACTTCTCGAAATGGATTAAGGCCCGAAACCAAAGTTCCCGAAAATATCTCATTCGTTACTATGATATTGCTCACAAATATTTGCCGCGGCAAATGTCAAGACTGTATCATTTATTGTTCTACGTTGCAAATGAAAAAATAGCAAGACCAATATTGAGCGAGACCACTCTTTTAGAACTTAAATACAGATTAGCTACTGACATTAACGAACTAAAAAAGATTTCAGGAAAGGAGTTCAAAAGCTGGAAGACTTATAATTCAATTGACTTAAAAAACGAGGTGGTTATAAATACTTCAGAAAAGTCGTATTGAGTTTCAGGACTCAATGGTAGGTAAATACATGAGCTAAAAAGATATAACAAAATCAAACTAATGTTAGGAAGAATAAAAAAACACGTAGGAGTCCTTACCAATAGTAATAAACGTATTGTAAAATGGTCCAGCGGCAAGTATACTTCCAATAACATTGGAGATGTTTTAAACGAGTACCTGTTTGAAAAGATTTTTAAAAAAGAAGTAGTGAGTTACCGGGAAGTGCTAAACGTTGGTGTACCACCTGTTTATTCATTTATAGGAAGTGTTCTGGATAATTCTGCTGTAAAAAATCTTACTGTAATGGGGTCGGGATTTAAACGGGAAACTTCAAAAATGGTAGTAAAGCCTAAAAAAGTGATCTCCTGCCGCGGACCTCTTACACGAGGGAAACTTATTAAAATGGGCCTGGAAGTGCCTGAAGTTTATGGTGACCCAGCAATTTTACTACCTCAATTTTACAAACCCACTGTTGAAAAGAAGTATAGAATGGG is part of the Antarcticibacterium sp. 1MA-6-2 genome and harbors:
- a CDS encoding sulfotransferase domain-containing protein, with product MESLHSTYTWNHVFPEVPKRIFDSVPNVKLIYLLRDPIDRIISHLHHDLYRGRFKYKNVDEVVLADSNYVQISQYYTQLSYYLQYFDMENILIMETSSLQKDTNQALNEICRFLGAQQFDFSKWIKARNQSSRKYLIRYYDIAHKYLPRQMSRLYHLLFYVANEKIARPILSETTLLELKYRLATDINELKKISGKEFKSWKTYNSIDLKNEVVINTSEKSY
- a CDS encoding polysaccharide pyruvyl transferase family protein, with the translated sequence MLGRIKKHVGVLTNSNKRIVKWSSGKYTSNNIGDVLNEYLFEKIFKKEVVSYREVLNVGVPPVYSFIGSVLDNSAVKNLTVMGSGFKRETSKMVVKPKKVISCRGPLTRGKLIKMGLEVPEVYGDPAILLPQFYKPTVEKKYRMGLIPHYVDKDLEIVEKWSSKSDVKNIDVFSPMETFVADLKSCDFTVSSSLHGVILSHAYGIPSAWAPLSGKLAGGGFKFNDYYQSVKAETKKIQLQDFNSPSEVEKHTSLPQLSEISEKLLNTLKAVKV